aaaatgtaaaacctatTCTTAGATCGTCACCACACAGAAACAGGCAGTGGGGTGGATTCAGCCTGTGCCATCATCTGCCCACCTCTGATTTTGAATAATGGGTTGGGCATGTGGGAATGGAACAAAGAACACAAACTTTGCCTTTCCACAGTCCTTAGATCCAGGCCACTGGGCGAGATCCTTAACCTCCTGGGCCTCTGTTTCTGCTCTCTAAAATGAAGACAATCAAAGGGCcttggtgaggattaaatgaggtgacGGGTGGGTCTTGACAGAAATTCCTGAAGAATCCAGATAGTTGAGCTCAGGAGGGATCTGAGTGCTCCTTAAATGCCagctctctttctttccctgacTTGCCAGTTGTCTTTGGACCTGTGTTTgttgtttacttctttttctttatatttaatatatatcttCCTTGTAGCAACAGATTCAGTACAGAAGTATGAGAATAGATTTGCTCCTGATGGGAAGAAAATCAGCCTCCTCCCTGTTGACTTGGACCCTTGCAGCCTGACTCGTTTCCTTTTGGTGTTGGTGCCTGAACTGGCCCCTGAAGGGCAGGTATCAGCTACCATTAAATATCAGGGAGAGGCTAATGAAGCCACAGCTGATTGATCAAGCCGGATGCCATCTCCCCGTGAAGGCATCCCCACAGGGACGCGGGGTCTCTTTGAGAGGATTTACAGCAGTGTCAAATGTCAGTGGGAATTATATGCATCTCATCTTTCTTAGCAGAGCTGTCACCCACTACCCACCTCCCTCAGGCTCCCCACAGTTGGCAATAATCAGTTACCAATCACAAAAATCACAGGTCAGAGCATCTTCCCTCAAGTTCAGTGTGTCTCACAGGCTGGATGGATGTGGGGAGGCATCCCTGACCGTCATAGATGGAAAAAGTGAACAATAAGCCCCGGGAAGAAACCGTCTTCCTGAGAGCTAGAGAATGGAATCCCAGTGGGATCTTCAGAATCATCAATAATTGATCCTTTCCAACTATGAAAATATCTGGAAGTTATTTTAAAGAGATACTCTCTGACTTACTGCTTCTTGAGGAATGGGATCAGAAATCCTTTCATATCAAATGCTTCATATCAGATCTTGAGAATCCCCAAAGACATCTATTCCAACTGGCGAAGACTCCAGAGTTGAACAGGTGTCATCAGAGAAAGCTGAAATGTACTAGGTATGATGCAGCTTCAGAATTAAGAGTCAATGTCCAGAGTGCCTCGCCCACAGCTGCCGGACAAAGAGCGACGTCCAGACCCGGAGACACGGAGGCGACTGAGCCGGGCTTGGTGACAACTGGGAGCCCAGAGCCACCGTTGGGGGaagaggaaagggctggcccGAACTCAGTCCCGGAGCGTGAATCTGCAGGCTCCTTGTCGACTCCTGAGGCCCCACTACCTGCTCCTGAGCCCTCCAGCCCCAACGCCGCGGTCCCCGAAGCAAATCCTACGCCTCCTGAGGCGGCCTCCGCGGCCCTGGAGCTGCCCCTCGGGCCCGCACCGCTGGGCTCCGCGCCACTTGCCGAAGCCGCTCTACATTCTCCGCCAGGCCCTGGCGGCTGCTGGCCCGGCCCAGAGACGTTCCGCCAGCGATTCCAGCAGTTCCGCTACCAGGACACGGCAGGCCCGAGGGAGGCATTCCGGCAGCTGCGGAGCTCTCCTGCCAGTGGCTGAGGCCCGACATCCGCACGAAGGAGCAGATCGTGGAGATGTTGGTGCAGGAGCGGCTGCTCGCCATCCTACCCGAggcggcgcggccccggcggcttAGCTGCCGCACCGACGTGCGCATCACAGGCTGAGCTGTGAGCGGCCCGGCCCGGGCCTCTCTGGACTGGAGCCATGATCGAGTCTCTCTTCACAACGCTTTAATGAAAAACGCGTTTTGGCAACTCGTGTGTCCTTTTCGTTCGTCCTTTTACCATGTTTATTTTCCCGAGCCTGTTTCCAGCCTCCTTTCTGGCCGGTGGCGAAATTAAGTTGAGAACCCATGAGAATAAAGCCTTTGTttcttattcaaaaaaaaaaaaaaagagtcattgTCCAaatctctgccacttactggcttgGGATCCTGAACTTACCTCTCAGATTCTTAGTACTTGACTCTCTAAGCAAAGGGAAGATGCAGATCATAATTTCTAATGTTTCTGtggtgattaaatgagataaccaaTGAGACAGCCATCTGCTGAGTTGCTGGGTTTTCCTATTAATATTTCTTCCAGGAAGATCCTTCTGATCATAAATTCCTCACCAAAGGTTTATACCTTCGGTGAGACCCTTAAGGACAGAAAATCCCTCCTATTCCTCACCATCCTGAGCAACTAACAGGGTCCCTGGACCCAGTAAGTATGTAAGAAGCCCAAAGTCTAACCACTGAGTTGGGAGTTTTAtaaagagggaagagaaacaaGAGGGGATGAAATTATCAATGAAATAGTTCAAGATAATTCCCAGAGTTAATGTTTCCAGATGGAAAGTTCCAAGCACCCAGAACATGGGATACAAAAAACCACGTATCTAGGCACATCACTGTAATAAAGTCTTGTTttaccagggaaaaaaaaaattgattctaAAAGCTTCTaaaggaaaagattttttaaagtaagtcGAATTAGAATATTGTCAGATTTCTCACTGATAggaacacaatcatagtaggagactttaacacaccattaacatcaatggacagatcttccagacagaaaattaacaaggcaacagaggaactaaatgacacaacagaacaATTGAACTTGGTTGATAATTTCAGAACAATACATCCCCCTAAAagatagaacatacattcttttcaagtgcacatggaacattttctaggatagatcatgtacttgggcaacaaagaagcctcaataaatttaagaggatagaaattatttcaagcatcttttctgaacacaatgccatgaaactagaaatcaaccagagaaaaacaaaggaggaaaaaaaacacagcatggagattaaacaatatgctactaaaaaaccaatggatcaatgttgaaatcaaagaaaaattaaaaaagactttgAGACAaacgacaatgaaaacacaaccacacaaaatctatgggttgcagcaaaagcagtcctaagaggggaagttcatagtgatacaggccttcctcaaaaaagaacaatctcaaataaacaatctaacctaccagctaaaagaattagaaaaagaagagcaaacaaaaccaaaagtcagcagaaggaaggaaataataaagatcaggaaggaaataaataaaatagagaggaaaaaaagacaatagaaaaaatcAGTCAAACCAAGAGCTagctttttgaaagagtaaacaaaattgacaaacctctggccaggctcagcaagaagaaaagacagagaacacaaataaacaaaataagaaaggaaaatagagaaattacaaccaataccacagaaatacaaaatatcataagagaatactatgaacaactgtatggcaacaaaatggataacctggGAGAAATGGACTAGTTTCTGGAAAcacacagtccaccaagactgaatcaagaagaaatagaccacttgaacagactgatcactagaaatgaaatagaattagcaataaaaaacttcattgcaaataaaagtccaggactagatgccttcactggagaattctaccaaacatacaaagaactcatactggtccttctcaaactctttcaaaagattgaaaaggacggagtactcccaaactcattctatgaagccaccatcaccctaataccaaaaccagacaaagacactaccaaaaaagaaaattacagaccaatatcactgatgaacatagatgcagaaatcctcaacaaaatattaggaaacagactcctacagcacataaaaaatatcatataccatgatcaagttgggttcatcgccaagacacaaggatggttcaggatacacaaatcaatcaatgtgatacaccacatcagcaagagaaaggacaaaaactacatgatcatctcaataaatgcagaaaaatcatttgataaaattcaatacccatttatgtaaaaattctcaccaaagtggataaagagggaacatatctcaaataataacagctatttatgacaaacctacagcccgCATagtgctcaatggtgaaaagctgaaagcctttctactaaaatctggaacaagacaaggttgctcactcacccctcctattcagcatagacttggaagtcctagtcacagcaatcaggcaagagagagaaataaaagggatcaaaaTCAGACAAGAAGAgttaaaattgtcactatatgcagatgacatgatactatatatagaaaaccctgaaagctccacacaaaaactactagagctgataaaagactTTGGCAAGGTAGCAaggtacaagattaacatacaaaaatcagttgcatttctttacactaataatgaatcaaaaggaaaagaaagtaaggaaacaatcccttttaaaataaacaataaaatacttaggaataaatctgaccaaggaggtgtaagacatacatggagaactacaaaacactgattaaggaaattaaagaagacttaaagaaatggaaagatagcccatgctcctggactggaagaatcaatatcattaaaatagccatactgcccaaggcaatctacagatttaatgcgatacctatcaaattacccaggacattttttacagaactggaacaaatgatcctaagatgtatgtggaatcacaaaagaccgaCAATttccaaagcattattgaagaaaaagaacgaagctgcaggaataaccctcccagacttcagacaatattacagagctacagtaatcaaaacagcatggtattggcataaaaacagacatatggatcaatggaacagaatagagagcccagaaataaatccacagacctactgTCAATTAatcttgacaaaggaggcaagaatatacaatggacaaaagacagtctcttcagcaagtagtgttgggaaaactggatagcagcatgtaaatcaatgaagttagaatactccttcattctatacacaaaaataaactcaaaatggcttaaagacttaaatataagacaagacagaataaatctcctagaacaacacataggcaaaacattctctgacataaatctaaGCAACAtcctcctagaacagtctacccaggcaatggaaataagagcaaaaataaacaaatgggacctaattaaactcataaacttttccacagcaaaggaaaccataagcaaaacaaaatgacaacctatggaatgggaatggaagaaaatatttgcaaatgatgcaactgacagaggcttaatttccagaatatataaacagttcatacaacttaataaggaaaaaacaaacaacccaatccaaaaatggggagaagacctaaacaagcatttctccaatgaagacatacaaatggccaatagacatatgaaaaaatgctcagtatcactaattatcagagaaatgcaaatcaaaactacaatgaggtattacctcacaccagtcagaatggccatcattcaaaagcccacaaacaataaatgctggagagggtgtgaagaaaagggaaccctactacactgctgttgggaatgtagtttggtgcaaccattatggaaaacagcatggagatttctcaaaaaactaaaaatagacataccaggtgatctagcaattccacttctgggtatatatcccaaGGGAACTCTAATGaggaaagacacatgcaccccaatgttcatagcagcactgtttacaatagccaagacatggaagtaacctaaatgtccattgacaaataactggataaagaagctgtggtgtatttatacaatggaatactactctgccataaaaaacaataaagtaatgccatttgcagcaacatggatggacctagagatcatcattctaagtgaagtaagccagaaagagaaagaaaaataccatatatcacttatatgtggaatctaaaataaaaagaaaagaaaaagggaaaaaaaggacacgatgaactcacctacaaaacagaaacagactctcagacataggaaacaatcttattgttaccagggaaaggggttgggaagggataaatttgggagtttgagatttgcaaatgttagccactatatataaaaatagattttctttttgaagtttcttttgtatagcacaaggaactatgctcaatatcttgaaataacctttaatggaaaaataaaatgaaaatgaatatatgtatgtatatgcaagactgggatagcagaaattgatacactgtaattaactgtacttcaataaaaataaataaacaaaaatttttaaaagaatattatcaGATTTCTCAacagacaacattgtaaaatgactgtaactcaataaaaaatgtttaaaaaagacttCTCAACAGTAACACTGTATGTCAGAAGAACAATGCCTCTGAATTCTAAGGGTATTAATTTTTGGACTCAAGTAGATATTTTCATGTATACAAGTTCTTAAGAAATTTGTCTCCAATACACCTTATTTTAGGAAGCTATTTGAGAATGTGCCAGAGCGAAACAAAGACCTAAACCAAGAAAATGGAAGATGAGGGACCAGAAAAGAGGATAACAACCAAGAGAGCAGTCAAGCCGAATCCCAGAGTCCAGACAGGGCAGCAAGAAAGGTTCCAGGAAACAGACACCTGATCTAATGGCACAGCTTGGGCTGGGGGTAGAGAAGATGGATATAAAGGAAGGCAATACAGTAACTTAAATGCAATCAAAATACACTGCTGCTTTTTCTTGTCCATAatttctactcagccataataatgGAAACACCATGTAactgaaaataagtaaattacTGTATTGGGAGGATTGAGTCGGGGAGGGGAGACTGGTGCAACAGACATGATCCTTATTCGTTACAGCAGGAAGTAAAGGAAAAGGTCTAAAGGGGATAGACCACGGAACAGTAGCCTGATATTACTTACAGCTATGGAAGCCACTACCAGAAGAAAGGGCTAGAGGGATGCCTCTAAGAAGTAGGACTGAGGGCTAAGAAGAGTGACGCAGGGACTGTTTCTTCACTGTAGATCTTCATACCACTTGATTTCTTAACCATGCACATTATTGCtttgacaaaaatttttaaatctaaggGAAGTATGATACAAAACAATAAATCTGATGGACAAAGGAAGAATGTAAAACAGGTAATGCATCGAGGGTTTGGGGtaattgttttctctctctttgttacATTTAGTTGTGGTggattatatatttgtatacaaACGTACATttattatatgattatatattatattttattatatagtatataaatattgacatattttttatctattatgtacatttatatattagGCCTAATTTCAGCATATGCTATAGCACAACAATTTTAATATTGTTATAGAGAGGATTCTAGTAAGATGGACAGCAGTGGGATGATAATTTCTCATATctgtaaatcaaaaaaaaaaaaaaaagagcaacgagataacaaaagcaaaaaatgggcagaaatggTCAAAATGTGACAAGGTATACTCATAAACCCCAAAATACAAATGAGTGGGGACAAACCACCAACAGCCACAAGACCTGAGACTAGCAGCATCCATGtaggaggaagcagagagaagcaacTGGGCAGCATCTGAGATCAGGAGAACCCTGAACAGCCCACAGGTATTCACTAGGAAACATGGAGGGCCAACTGGAAAACAGCAGCCAAAATGGGGAAGGGGTTGGCCGCCTCCAATACTGCATGAGGATAGGGGGTCTGTGGTGAATACTGAGGGCTTACTGCTAGGACTGGGCCCCATACATAGGAGAAAGTACACACCAGAAAGGACGTGtccataaaacaaaataaaactatgaCTGTTCAAATCAAGCTCAaacagggggaagggtatagctcagtgacagagcatgtgcttagcatttcacaaggttctgggttcaatctccagcacctccgttaaaaattaattaattaattaaatctaattatctcctcaccacaaaaaaaaaaaaaaagaaagacatcaatgtattgtttgaaaaaaaaagctcaaatatattttttgaaattgaaaGGACATTCTAATTCAGAATTAGAAAAACTCAGAGGTGAGGTGACAGAATtcaggaaagaactgaaaataatagaaaaaaatcatttcagaaataaagttTGGACTAGATAAAACACAAGATCAAATAAACACAGCACGTTTTtacccattcatctactgatgtgcCCTTAGGATGCtaccatatcttggcaattatgaagaatgttgctgttaatagcagagagtatgtatctttttgaattaattcttactttgtgattggctttattcctttgataactatgtaagtttaaaaagctaaagctctaaacattcttagaaataatgaatagtagatatatgtaaatgtttaaaatatgtgcagtatattgtgtatatgtatttacaatatgttgtatatgtgcagtcaaattgtaaccattctacctaataaaactgaaaaatgaaaaaaaatttcaaaataaacacaACATGTTTCTTAAGAGGAATAGAAggtgaaaaatggggaaaatttaaaataaaaaatgaagaacagataaaaaaagatcaagagaaatcgaCAAATACTGAAGATAGGCAAAGAAGATCATGATAACAGAGTCTCTAAGGAAGAAAACCACAAGGGACTAGAACAGgcacaaaaattaaattaaattaaattaaaaaaaaaagacttgaaactTTATACTCAAGAGTAGACCCCAAACCTGAGAATATTGATCCAGAATGACCAGCACCAAGGCATTCTAGAAAAATGACTAGacttctaagaaaaagaaaaaatccttgaaaatatgagtatatgacttaataagggaaagaaattcaaattattatcagacttttcaacagcaatacTTTATgccaaaaaggaaacagaaaaacatatTTAAGATACTCGGGGAAAGAAAGTATGAGCCAAAGATTTTACATCTAGGAAAATCGACCTTCCAGTGTAAAAGGCTGTTGTTTGCAATCTCAGGAGTTCCCCAGGTGAAACCTGAAACCGGCCTCCACCCATGGAGAGCAAGGAGAGTCGGTAGAAAGAGACAGACCTTCCAGATTGGGAGGTGGCAGTTTTAATAAGCAGGGAACTTACTTGCAAGGCATGTCTTTTAAGTAAGATGAGCAGATCTCTGCACCTGCCTGCCAAAATCTTAAAGTTTATACAGACGCCTTAACTAGTTCAGTCACGTAGTCAGTCTAGTTGGTTTCAGCAACTCTTACTCTCTCAAGGCTGCATCCTTGAGGCAGCTTCTAACGCGGAGGAGGTAGGCGGAATGCAAGTCCCAAGCATGAGGAAGGGATGAGGGGCCTCCTATTGCCCAAGTCCCGCTCACAGGTCAACTGGCGGTCACGTCCTCCTGATGTCCTCCTCCTTCAAAGACATAGACAAATGTTATCAACCTGCAATAAATTTCCCAAGCCAGCTCCACTTCTGTCTACTGAAAAGGTCTAGAAACAATAAGCAACTTCAGTAGCAGTGATCATCACCAGAAAATGTGGTCTTGAAATGCAATTTCTCattcaaagaaaacagtgatcTCAGAGAAATGGCTCGTTCCTGGTCTGGGAGAGGAAATatgcaagatgagcctggaacatttTGCCATACTGAATTGTAAGGAAACTATAAAAACCACTAGAGTCATGTCAAAGGACTCAGGAACAAATCTGAATAAGTTTCCACTGGTCAAAGATAGGACAACTTGAACTTCGATGACAATAACTGCAGTAGATTAAAAGCCATCAAACATATTTAAAcctgtagattttttaaaaattttaatgcagaTACTAATGGGAATttaacctaggacctcgtgcatgctaagcctgggctgtacccaccccatcccccccAACAGATTTGTgactatatttttttttaaaaaaggttggtcaattatgctgaacactggaatttgacacaacattgtaaaatgattataaatcaataaaaaatgttaaaaaaaaaaaaagtttggtcaCCCTCAGAAAGGATAGGAAACTAACTCATCTTGAAAACTAATAAGTCATGAGATCaacagatacaaacaactatacataaaatagataagcaacagggatatactgtacagcacagggaattatagccattcatttgtaataacctataatggaatataatctgcaaaaatactaaatcactattctgtataccagaaactcacacaatattgtaaatcaactatatttcaatttttttaaaaagttggtaaGTAAAGAGAAATTATCTGGCATTTATCCCACCTGTCCTGTATGACTTCACCACTGGGTAACCAAATAATAAATGAGGGTATCTCTTTATAAAAGTATTCCAATAAGT
This portion of the Vicugna pacos chromosome 16, VicPac4, whole genome shotgun sequence genome encodes:
- the LOC102542303 gene encoding LOW QUALITY PROTEIN: SCAN domain-containing protein 1-like (The sequence of the model RefSeq protein was modified relative to this genomic sequence to represent the inferred CDS: inserted 1 base in 1 codon), giving the protein MKISGSYFKEILSDLLLLEEWDQKSFHIKCFISDLENPQRHLFQLAKTPELNRCHQRKLKCTRYDAASELRVNVQSASPTAAGQRATSRPGDTEATEPGLVTTGSPEPPLGEEERAGPNSVPERESAGSLSTPEAPLPAPEPSSPNAAVPEANPTPPEAASAALELPLGPAPLGSAPLAEAALHSPPGPGGCWPGPETFRQRFQQFRYQDTAGPREAFRQLXELSCQWLRPDIRTKEQIVEMLVQERLLAILPEAARPRRLSCRTDVRITG